The Vitis riparia cultivar Riparia Gloire de Montpellier isolate 1030 chromosome 3, EGFV_Vit.rip_1.0, whole genome shotgun sequence genome segment ATCAGCTTCTAGGTGATATTAATCTAGAATTTGAGGATTCTCATCTTGCATATGCTGAAGAAACATACAGTAGAGAGCTAGACTTGGATACTGCAACAGTAACGATAAAATATTCTGTGGGTGATGTAGAGTACACTAGAGAGCATTTTGCCTCTTATCCAGATCAGGTGATTGTGACGAAGATCTCTGGAAGCAAACCAGGGTCAGTTTCTTTTACAGTATCACTAGACAGCAAGTCACATCATCATTCAAACTCAAGTGGCAAAAGTCAGATTATTATGGAAGGAAGTTGTCCTGGTAAAAGAATTCCACCAAAAGTGTATGAAAATGATAACCCACAGGGAATTCTGTTTTCTGCTGTCCTTGATTTACAAATTAGTGATGGCAGGGGAGTGATAAATGTTTTGGATGATAAGAAACTGAAGGTTGAAGGTTCAGATTGGGCTGTTTTGTATCTGGTGGCATCGTCTTCATTTGACGGTCCATTCACTAAGCCTATAGACTCTAAAATAAATCCTACTTCACAGGCTCTCAGTACATTGAAGTCAATAGGAAACTTTTCATATTCTGATCTTTATGCACGCCATTTGAATGActatcaaaacctttttcatcgAGTTTCACTACAGCTTTCAAAAAGTTCCAAAAGTGTTACGAGTGATGGGTCTCTGGAAATGAAGAAACCTATGTCCTCCAGGACTGGTTTGTATTTGGAAGGAAGTGAAGATAGAGTTTCAACTGCAGCCAGGGTGAAATCTTTTGGAACTGATGAAGATCCTTCATTAGTGGAGCTTCTGTTCCAGTATGGTCGATATTTGCTCATCTCTTGTTCTCGACCTGGAAGTCAGCCGGCAAACCTACAGGGAATTTGGAACAAGGATATTGAGCCAGCATGGGAGTATGTTCTGTGTtcttttctctccttttctttttccatccCTTCTTGGTATGCCATGCTACATATAGACAATCCCTCACTTTGTTTTAGAAATGTATTTATACTATTTACATGGGAGCTTATTTAATTTGAGATAGATGGTTACTTCCATCTAGTCTTTTGTGTGTATGATAGCTCTATAATATTGCatttatttttggattattttaacCATGCTTCCTCTGGCCTTCTTCTCATTTATTCCTTTTGGAGCTGtaatttttccatttagatatgaggaaataatttcatttagtttgCAAGGAATACTTCTATGTTGGCAAAACTAGTGTTAGGTTTCACAAATTGTTAATTTGATTGTATTCCCTTTTCAGTTTCTTATTTGACCTTCCCTTCTTTCTGCAGTGGGGCTCCTCACTTGAACATAAATCTTCAAATGAATTACTGGCCTTCCCTTCCATGCAACCTTAGCGAGTGCCAAGAACCTTTATTTGATTACATGTCTTCTCTTTCAATCAATGGGAGTAAAACTGCAAAAGTAagaatttatttcaatttctagTTATATTGAAGGTTCCATTATGCACTTATTGATTCTATTTATCCggttttatcatttattttgtcTAATTGGTTGTAACAGTCCCAACAAGATTTGAATGAATGTAGGACCAATAGTTGAAATTTTGTAAGTTCTTAGACGTAGTACAGGACAAAGATGGGGGTTTTGAAGTACATCATATGGTTGTGCGACAAAATTACATTGCTAGGAAACACTGTATCAGGGATTGTGGATTCTGTTGTCTTTAAAACAATGTCATGCTTTAATTCCTGCCTTTAAGCTCTCACAGCAGTGCAGGTCACTTACCTTTGGAGATAAATCATTGGCCTGATACTAGCTATGATGTCTGTAAGGAGCAAGACCAACGATCCAATCTGTGATTTTTGTGTTCTCTAAGATAGAACATTTTCTCATTGTTTCTTCATTCTCTACACAGAAGTTCTCTTAGTAAATCACAGTATGTTGCAGGTGAACTACGAAGCTAGTGGTTGGGTTACACATCAAGTGTCTGATATATGGGCAAAAACATCACCAGATCGAGGCCAGGCTGTGTGGGCATTATGGCCAATGGGTGGAGCTTGGCTTTGTACCCATCTATGGGAACATTATACTTTCACAATGGACAAGGTAAGTTCTTATTTTTCCCTAACTTTTGATGCCTTGTCCCAGTTAAGTATTTGCATGAAAATCTCTTGTAAGAGAAAGATTGTGTATAGAGGGATCCCTTTCACAACTGGCTTTCCTTTAGAGCTCCTGGACTGGAGTATTCTTTGAGAGTCATGCTGATATGGCATTACCAGATGCAAGTCTTAGAGAATATTTTAACCCGATGATCAAGGGGAAGACCTCATTCATCTTGATATGATGGTAATATCTGCAGAAATTTTTTTCTGCTGTCCATTACTTCAAGTTTTCTACTTATTCATAAGAgtcagactttttttttttttttttttttacattccCCATTGCTATTCTCTTTATTGTTGTCAGAATTCTTATCCTAGAATTGATTCGAGTTATTTTTGTGTGTGGGAATCAAGGACTTCATTGTTTACCTTTCTTGGATACAGTTGTAATGATCTTGTGATATGCTGTTTATGGTTTTTCTGTTTATAAAATCTATCCCTTCTAGGAGCTGATAATTGttaatatgtttgacatgattagaattttctgaaaaataaggCATATCCCTTACTAGAAGGATGTGCAAGATTTCTCTTGGACTGGTTGATTGAAGGACGTGGAGGATATCTGGAAACCAATCCATCAACTTCTCCAGAACATATGTTTATTGCTCCAGATGGTAAGCCTGCTAGTGTGAGCTACTCAACAACCATGGACATTGCAATCATAAGAGAAGTTTTCTCCGCAGTAGTTTCTGCTGCTGAGGTGAACCTCCAAATTTATACTGGCAGTTCTTAGCTTTCTATTATAATTCATAGGAATTTCGATCCGTACATGAAGATGCTTTGAACAATTAATTTTCTTACAAACAGGTGCTGGGAAAAAATGAGGATGAGCTCGTTCAGAAAGTCCGTCAAGCTCAACCAAAACTTCCTCCAACAAAAATAGCTAGAGATGGTTCCATTATGGAATGGGTATTGaggaatttgaatttatatttccCAATTTCCTGTGCTTCCTATTCTTCAAGGAAGGATATATTGTGCAGTGGTTTAAAGAACTGCTGAATTTCATTGACCGAGTTCTATGTCCTTGTAATGGCAGGCACAAGATTTTGAGGACCCAGAGGTGCATCATCGACATGTATCCCATCTATTTGGCCTATATCCAGGGCACACAATAACAGTTGAGAAAACCCCGGACCTTTGTAAAGCTGTGGACTATACCCTCTATAAAAGAGGTTTGCACTTGATATCTGTCTTGGTAGATTATTCAAGTCTTGCAGTATCCGTTCAGTTGGATCGACATTTAGACACTAAATTAATGCAAATTATTCTGTTTTTTGGTTCTCCATTGAATATATTGCTAGCCCATTACCTAACGCTATCACTTGAGCTTTGAGTTCAAATTAGTAACCTAACACTACAGAATTGTCATATTTGCAACTTCAATTCACTTTGATCTGTTAGTTTGCCTAGAACAACAGAAATAATTGTCCAGTAGTGTTgcttatattttcttctttggacAGGGGAGGACGGTCCAGGATGGTCAACTACATGGAAAACAGCTCTGTGGGCACGTCTCCACAACAGTGAGCATGCATATAGG includes the following:
- the LOC117911374 gene encoding alpha-L-fucosidase 2 isoform X2, with amino-acid sequence MEDGEWVMVRPPTEIECWSPGWGGGEDEGGSSDPLKVRFFGPAKHWTDALPIGNGRLGAMVWGGVASETLQLNEGTLWTGTPGNYTNPDAPKALSEVRKLVDNGDYVAATEAAVKLSGNPSDVYQLLGDINLEFEDSHLAYAEETYSRELDLDTATVTIKYSVGDVEYTREHFASYPDQVIVTKISGSKPGSVSFTVSLDSKSHHHSNSSGKSQIIMEGSCPGKRIPPKVYENDNPQGILFSAVLDLQISDGRGVINVLDDKKLKVEGSDWAVLYLVASSSFDGPFTKPIDSKINPTSQALSTLKSIGNFSYSDLYARHLNDYQNLFHRVSLQLSKSSKSVTSDGSLEMKKPMSSRTGLYLEGSEDRVSTAARVKSFGTDEDPSLVELLFQYGRYLLISCSRPGSQPANLQGIWNKDIEPAWDGAPHLNINLQMNYWPSLPCNLSECQEPLFDYMSSLSINGSKTAKVNYEASGWVTHQVSDIWAKTSPDRGQAVWALWPMGGAWLCTHLWEHYTFTMDKNFLKNKAYPLLEGCARFLLDWLIEGRGGYLETNPSTSPEHMFIAPDGKPASVSYSTTMDIAIIREVFSAVVSAAEVLGKNEDELVQKVRQAQPKLPPTKIARDGSIMEWAQDFEDPEVHHRHVSHLFGLYPGHTITVEKTPDLCKAVDYTLYKRGEDGPGWSTTWKTALWARLHNSEHAYRMVKHLFDLVDPAREADFEGGLYSNLFTAHPPFQIDANFGFCAAVAEMIVQSTSKDLYLLPALPRDKWANGCVKGLKARGGVTVNVCWKEGDLHQIGVWSKDQNSTRRLHYRGSIVTAKMLAGRVYTFDRQLKCVKTYTL
- the LOC117911374 gene encoding alpha-L-fucosidase 2 isoform X1; this translates as MEDGEWVMVRPPTEIECWSPGWGGGEDEGGSSDPLKVRFFGPAKHWTDALPIGNGRLGAMVWGGVASETLQLNEGTLWTGTPGNYTNPDAPKALSEVRKLVDNGDYVAATEAAVKLSGNPSDVYQLLGDINLEFEDSHLAYAEETYSRELDLDTATVTIKYSVGDVEYTREHFASYPDQVIVTKISGSKPGSVSFTVSLDSKSHHHSNSSGKSQIIMEGSCPGKRIPPKVYENDNPQGILFSAVLDLQISDGRGVINVLDDKKLKVEGSDWAVLYLVASSSFDGPFTKPIDSKINPTSQALSTLKSIGNFSYSDLYARHLNDYQNLFHRVSLQLSKSSKSVTSDGSLEMKKPMSSRTGLYLEGSEDRVSTAARVKSFGTDEDPSLVELLFQYGRYLLISCSRPGSQPANLQGIWNKDIEPAWEYVLCSFLSFSFSIPSCGAPHLNINLQMNYWPSLPCNLSECQEPLFDYMSSLSINGSKTAKVNYEASGWVTHQVSDIWAKTSPDRGQAVWALWPMGGAWLCTHLWEHYTFTMDKNFLKNKAYPLLEGCARFLLDWLIEGRGGYLETNPSTSPEHMFIAPDGKPASVSYSTTMDIAIIREVFSAVVSAAEVLGKNEDELVQKVRQAQPKLPPTKIARDGSIMEWAQDFEDPEVHHRHVSHLFGLYPGHTITVEKTPDLCKAVDYTLYKRGEDGPGWSTTWKTALWARLHNSEHAYRMVKHLFDLVDPAREADFEGGLYSNLFTAHPPFQIDANFGFCAAVAEMIVQSTSKDLYLLPALPRDKWANGCVKGLKARGGVTVNVCWKEGDLHQIGVWSKDQNSTRRLHYRGSIVTAKMLAGRVYTFDRQLKCVKTYTL